One Mycobacteroides salmoniphilum DNA segment encodes these proteins:
- a CDS encoding SAM-dependent methyltransferase: protein MGRVPDDFFHEMYAISDDPWQLAQRWYEQRKYAITMAMLPKPRYRHVFEPGCSVGILTEQLAARCERVTAIDLVGSALDSAHARIARCGHSARVSFHRQSLDSDWPAEDFDLVVLSEVAYYLDAVLLRDVLDRELGRMREGTTILAAHWRHPVDDYPLTGDEANRLIGATAGLHQAARYRDDDVAIDVFVVGLLPSVAVATGVPGADHGDR from the coding sequence ATGGGGCGTGTACCGGACGACTTCTTCCACGAGATGTACGCCATATCTGACGATCCGTGGCAACTCGCACAGCGCTGGTATGAACAGAGGAAGTACGCCATCACGATGGCGATGCTGCCCAAGCCGCGCTATCGCCATGTCTTCGAGCCCGGCTGCTCCGTGGGGATACTCACCGAGCAGTTGGCGGCGCGCTGCGAACGGGTCACTGCCATCGATCTTGTGGGCTCGGCGCTCGATTCCGCGCATGCGCGCATCGCTCGGTGTGGACACTCGGCCCGGGTGAGTTTTCATCGGCAGTCGTTGGATTCGGATTGGCCTGCAGAAGATTTCGATCTAGTAGTGCTGTCGGAGGTGGCCTACTATCTTGACGCCGTCCTGTTGCGCGACGTGCTGGACCGTGAGCTTGGGCGGATGCGCGAAGGAACGACGATCCTCGCCGCGCATTGGCGTCATCCGGTGGACGATTATCCGTTGACGGGCGATGAGGCGAACCGGCTGATTGGTGCGACGGCCGGATTGCATCAGGCCGCGCGTTACCGTGACGACGATGTCGCCATCGACGTGTTCGTCGTTGGTCTCCTGCCGTCGGTCGCCGTGGCCACCGGGGTGCCGGGCGCGGATCACGGTGATCGATAA
- a CDS encoding PIG-L deacetylase family protein, with amino-acid sequence MSVASAGNCGRLAERPISAGGTSIDEWLAWPREFPRLDLDECPSLVLVAPHPDDETLGFGSAASRLHARGVDVVVVSVSDGGGAYPGLSSRERRWLERDRHAELLCATDILGLDPPVRLGLADGALAECEEEMSGRLVEILDAARPGVWCAATWRGDGHPDHEAVGRASAAAATRTGAVLLEYPVWMWHWAVPDDNEVPWHRMCTVPRDHASFGLKQQATDAFQTQLCPRGPDAEAILPPHVVNRLLVLGEAVFR; translated from the coding sequence ATGAGTGTCGCCAGCGCCGGAAACTGCGGGCGACTCGCCGAACGCCCAATTTCGGCCGGCGGTACGTCTATTGACGAGTGGCTGGCGTGGCCGCGTGAATTTCCGCGCCTAGATCTCGACGAGTGCCCGTCCCTGGTCCTGGTCGCGCCGCATCCCGACGACGAGACGTTGGGGTTCGGTTCTGCGGCATCGCGGCTGCACGCACGGGGAGTCGATGTCGTCGTCGTGTCAGTGAGCGATGGTGGGGGCGCGTACCCGGGCTTGTCGTCGAGGGAGCGCCGCTGGCTGGAGCGAGATCGTCATGCTGAATTACTCTGTGCTACAGATATTCTTGGGCTCGATCCGCCTGTCAGGCTCGGTCTGGCCGACGGAGCGCTCGCCGAGTGTGAAGAGGAAATGAGCGGCCGTCTCGTCGAGATTCTCGATGCCGCACGGCCCGGGGTGTGGTGTGCGGCGACGTGGCGTGGCGACGGACACCCGGACCACGAGGCTGTTGGCCGCGCGTCCGCCGCCGCGGCAACTCGCACCGGTGCGGTGCTGCTGGAGTACCCGGTGTGGATGTGGCATTGGGCCGTGCCGGACGACAACGAGGTGCCCTGGCACCGGATGTGCACGGTACCCCGCGACCACGCCTCGTTCGGTCTAAAACAGCAGGCCACCGATGCGTTCCAGACGCAGCTATGCCCTCGGGGACCGGATGCGGAGGCGATACTGCCGCCGCACGTAGTGAACCGGCTCCTGGTCCTTGGCGAGGCGGTGTTCCGCTGA
- the hadA gene encoding (3R)-hydroxyacyl-ACP dehydratase subunit HadA, which translates to MALSQDLVGTHYRYPDHYVVEREKIREHAEAVKSEHLAHHEEASAASLGYGSLVAPPTFLCIFGYTAQAAFFENANIGIKDEKIVQVDQELKLLRPITAGDKLYCDVYLDSIRRSFGADIIVTKSLITNDKGELVQELITTLAGRTAEDGEEGGFN; encoded by the coding sequence GTGGCTTTATCGCAAGATCTCGTCGGAACGCACTACCGATACCCCGACCACTACGTGGTCGAGCGGGAGAAGATTCGCGAGCACGCCGAAGCTGTGAAGAGCGAGCACCTCGCCCATCACGAAGAGGCCAGTGCTGCGTCTCTCGGCTACGGTTCACTGGTCGCTCCGCCGACCTTCCTCTGCATCTTCGGATACACCGCTCAGGCAGCCTTTTTTGAGAACGCAAACATCGGGATCAAGGACGAGAAGATCGTCCAGGTTGACCAGGAACTCAAACTCCTGCGTCCGATCACGGCTGGCGACAAGCTGTATTGCGATGTGTACCTCGACTCGATCCGACGCTCGTTTGGTGCCGACATCATCGTCACCAAGAGCCTCATCACCAATGACAAGGGTGAGCTGGTGCAGGAGCTGATCACGACTCTTGCCGGGCGCACTGCAGAAGACGGAGAAGAAGGCGGGTTCAACTGA
- the hadB gene encoding (3R)-hydroxyacyl-ACP dehydratase subunit HadB, with protein sequence MALREFGSVNVGDQLPEKMIPLTRQDLVNYAGVSGDLNPIHWDDETAKLVGLEDGAIAHGMLTMGLGGGYVTEWIGDPAAVTEYNVRFTSFVTVPNDGVGAEIVFNGRVKSVDQDTKSVTIALTATTNGKKIFGRAIATATLA encoded by the coding sequence ATGGCACTGCGTGAGTTCGGTTCGGTCAACGTGGGAGACCAGCTGCCGGAGAAGATGATTCCGCTGACCCGGCAGGATCTTGTGAACTACGCCGGAGTCTCCGGCGACCTCAACCCGATCCACTGGGACGACGAGACCGCCAAGCTGGTGGGGCTCGAGGACGGCGCCATCGCGCACGGCATGCTGACCATGGGCCTCGGTGGTGGCTATGTCACCGAGTGGATCGGCGACCCGGCGGCTGTTACCGAATACAACGTGCGCTTCACCAGTTTCGTCACTGTGCCCAATGACGGTGTCGGCGCGGAGATCGTCTTCAACGGTCGTGTGAAATCGGTCGATCAGGACACCAAGTCGGTGACCATCGCGCTGACCGCCACCACCAACGGCAAGAAGATCTTCGGACGCGCCATCGCGACTGCGACGCTGGCGTAA
- a CDS encoding acyl-CoA dehydrogenase family protein yields MTADLVRRWLHAGELALPMPGAGHTAARWWKLAALTQHDVTAGRLAEAHCDAVAILCELDGPAPGPAQLWGVWAAEAPNTMVTVVQRDGVGVLDGTKAWCSGAGSCTHALITARGEDNTRGLYAVDMSQPEATALPQIWQNAGMRESDTRSVQLSGAIGVPVGGPGQYLDRPGFWHGAMGVAACWLGGARGAAEPLYRAVAEDHQGSSGDPHAHAHLGAVDAALAAAESILLTAAAYVDAEPRSDHTELLARRVRAVVEHAVDEAIVRTGRALGPGPLALDARHAQHVADLTMYVRQSHAERDLAALGRAAAG; encoded by the coding sequence ATGACGGCCGATCTCGTGCGACGGTGGCTGCACGCCGGTGAGCTGGCACTTCCGATGCCGGGAGCGGGACATACCGCCGCGCGATGGTGGAAGCTTGCCGCGCTGACGCAACACGACGTGACCGCGGGACGGCTTGCCGAAGCGCACTGCGATGCCGTGGCGATTCTGTGCGAACTCGACGGCCCTGCTCCCGGCCCGGCACAGCTGTGGGGCGTGTGGGCGGCAGAAGCGCCGAACACGATGGTCACCGTCGTGCAGAGGGACGGTGTCGGCGTGCTGGATGGGACGAAGGCATGGTGTTCGGGTGCCGGTTCTTGCACCCATGCGCTCATCACTGCCAGAGGAGAGGACAACACGCGGGGGCTCTACGCCGTTGACATGAGCCAGCCGGAGGCGACCGCGCTACCGCAGATTTGGCAGAACGCCGGAATGCGAGAAAGTGACACGCGCTCCGTGCAATTGAGTGGCGCAATCGGCGTACCCGTTGGGGGCCCTGGGCAGTACCTGGACCGGCCGGGCTTCTGGCACGGCGCCATGGGCGTGGCGGCCTGCTGGCTTGGCGGGGCCCGCGGCGCGGCCGAGCCCCTCTATCGAGCCGTCGCCGAGGATCATCAAGGCTCTTCCGGTGACCCCCACGCACACGCTCACCTCGGTGCGGTGGATGCGGCGCTTGCCGCGGCCGAGTCCATTCTCCTGACGGCCGCCGCCTATGTAGACGCCGAACCTCGTAGCGACCACACCGAACTCCTGGCGCGCCGTGTCAGAGCTGTAGTGGAGCACGCTGTAGACGAGGCGATCGTGCGCACCGGCCGGGCGTTGGGGCCCGGGCCACTGGCACTCGACGCCAGACACGCCCAGCACGTCGCCGATCTGACCATGTACGTGCGGCAGAGCCATGCCGAGCGTGATCTCGCGGCCTTGGGGAGAGCCGCGGCCGGATGA
- the rpmG gene encoding 50S ribosomal protein L33 — MASSTDVRPKVTLACETCKHRNYITKKNRRNDPDRLELKKFCPNCGSHQPHKESR; from the coding sequence GTGGCCTCCAGCACAGACGTCCGGCCCAAGGTCACCTTGGCTTGTGAGACGTGCAAGCACCGTAACTACATCACCAAGAAGAACCGGCGCAACGACCCTGACCGGCTGGAACTGAAGAAGTTCTGCCCGAACTGCGGATCGCATCAGCCTCACAAAGAGTCGCGCTGA
- a CDS encoding CsbD family protein, which produces MSDKSGPEEGIEGVVEGVKGKFKEVAGAVTGRDDLKREGQAQQDKADSQREAAKKEAEAEAARKAADVNEARQEAQAQAQR; this is translated from the coding sequence ATGTCTGACAAGAGTGGTCCCGAAGAAGGTATCGAGGGCGTCGTTGAGGGCGTAAAGGGCAAGTTCAAGGAAGTCGCTGGCGCGGTAACGGGCCGTGACGACCTCAAGCGTGAAGGCCAGGCGCAGCAGGACAAGGCCGATTCGCAGCGTGAGGCTGCGAAGAAGGAAGCCGAGGCCGAAGCCGCGCGTAAGGCCGCGGACGTCAATGAGGCGCGCCAAGAAGCGCAAGCGCAAGCGCAACGGTAG
- a CDS encoding Dps family protein: MTTFTIPGLSDAQGRKIADLLQTQLSTYNDLHLTLKHVHWNVVGPNFIGVHEMLDPQVELVRGYADEVAERIAALGRSPQGTPGAILKDRTWDDYSVSRDTVQAHLAALNLVYDGVIEDTRKAIETLDDLDLVSQDLLIGHAGELEKFQWFVRAHLENSGGQLAGGDASTEKKAAAQAKKKALVT, encoded by the coding sequence ATGACCACGTTCACTATCCCTGGGCTCTCCGATGCGCAGGGCAGAAAGATCGCCGATCTGCTGCAAACACAGCTCAGTACCTACAACGACCTGCACCTCACCCTGAAACATGTGCACTGGAATGTCGTAGGCCCCAACTTTATTGGAGTGCACGAGATGCTCGACCCACAGGTTGAGTTGGTACGTGGTTACGCCGACGAAGTCGCCGAGCGTATCGCCGCATTGGGCCGGTCGCCGCAAGGAACCCCCGGCGCCATCCTGAAAGACCGTACGTGGGACGACTATTCGGTCAGCCGTGACACGGTGCAGGCTCATTTGGCGGCGCTGAACTTGGTGTACGACGGCGTGATCGAGGACACCCGCAAGGCGATCGAGACACTCGACGATCTCGACCTTGTATCTCAGGACTTGCTGATCGGCCACGCCGGCGAACTCGAGAAATTCCAGTGGTTCGTTCGTGCGCACCTGGAGAATTCCGGCGGTCAGCTGGCCGGTGGGGATGCGAGCACGGAGAAGAAGGCCGCGGCTCAGGCCAAGAAGAAGGCTCTCGTCACCTGA
- a CDS encoding catalase family protein, whose translation MGTTERPLDATHTYLRYDEDMNVAPPGEEEAIDKIIKVLHTNNERAFRKYRHAVRDAHAKSHGILRGELTVYPDLPPHLRQGMFATPGRYPVISRLSTTSGLLRSDRIRGVRGLGIKVLGVAGARTLPDDEATTQDFVLVTHREFLFAGAKAYLRRGMPTAWLLARLPDTALRLGSNLLGGVAKFLPRVGLSLPESVAVFVRPNTHILGDTFYSSAPLRYGEYVAKLSYVPLSSSVRDLEGVLLPEPIADDELRHLVAEFFRHNSAEYELRAQLCTDAKTMPLEDATVAWPEADSPHRAIAKIVFPVQDSYSAERQVFGDDVLSFNSWRALAAHRPLGSINRLKLRVYEASSNFRHEKNGVSRMEPAGVEDLPD comes from the coding sequence ATGGGCACAACGGAGCGACCACTCGATGCGACGCATACCTACCTTCGGTACGACGAGGACATGAATGTGGCTCCGCCCGGCGAGGAGGAGGCCATCGACAAGATCATCAAGGTATTGCACACGAACAACGAACGGGCCTTCCGGAAGTATCGGCATGCCGTCCGCGACGCACACGCGAAGAGTCACGGCATCTTGCGCGGCGAGCTGACCGTCTATCCCGACTTACCGCCGCACCTGCGCCAGGGCATGTTCGCGACTCCCGGTAGATACCCGGTCATCTCAAGGTTGTCTACGACCTCCGGCCTGCTGCGCAGCGACCGGATCCGGGGCGTGCGGGGCCTGGGTATCAAGGTCCTGGGCGTCGCCGGTGCACGTACTCTCCCGGATGACGAGGCCACCACCCAGGATTTCGTCCTGGTCACCCATCGCGAGTTCCTCTTCGCGGGCGCCAAGGCATATCTTCGGCGGGGAATGCCGACCGCATGGTTGCTAGCGCGCCTGCCGGACACCGCGCTCAGGCTGGGTAGCAACCTTCTCGGTGGCGTAGCGAAATTTCTTCCACGCGTGGGACTCTCACTACCGGAATCGGTGGCCGTGTTCGTGCGCCCCAACACGCACATCCTTGGTGACACCTTCTATTCCTCGGCGCCGCTACGGTACGGAGAGTATGTGGCCAAGCTCAGCTATGTACCCCTGTCATCGTCGGTACGGGACCTTGAGGGGGTGCTCCTGCCGGAGCCTATCGCCGACGACGAGCTCCGCCATTTGGTCGCAGAGTTCTTCCGGCACAACAGCGCTGAGTACGAACTGCGAGCGCAGCTGTGCACCGATGCCAAGACCATGCCACTCGAGGACGCCACTGTCGCGTGGCCGGAGGCGGACTCGCCACACCGGGCAATCGCCAAAATCGTCTTCCCCGTGCAAGATTCATACAGTGCCGAGCGGCAGGTATTTGGCGACGATGTGCTGTCCTTCAACTCCTGGCGCGCCCTGGCGGCGCATCGCCCACTGGGGTCGATCAATCGGCTGAAACTCCGAGTCTACGAGGCATCCAGCAACTTTCGGCATGAGAAGAACGGGGTGTCGCGGATGGAGCCGGCCGGGGTCGAGGATCTGCCGGACTGA
- a CDS encoding LuxR C-terminal-related transcriptional regulator gives MSGSWQLLDRPTEFEAVRSTLADDVSCGVVLVGSAGVGKTTLARTVTDSLECQVRWVACTESSRSIPLGVFAHWIQTTGSRDPAALIAAARESIVATPHPIIGIDDAHLLDDLSATLLHQIAVGHACRLVATVRSGEPVPDAVTALWKDDYLRRFELEAFTKEQSVGLVESVLGGALEGLSADVMWESSGGNPLFLRHLVEGAVEAGSLTAVHGVWQLRGNTVVPSGLAALLGDRLEQLDGDVLNVLKLLSLCEPLDLDTLCEIAGGDALDGAELTGFVRVEADGRRINVRFSHPMLGEVVRRRVGTASARRLRGQLVRALRERDIGSAAKRIRLAQLSVDSDEATDPALLVSAAKDAVYLSNLPVGEHLARCAVERDGGLRAAEVLSRALLWQGRPEEAEQALAEFDPDQLDELSLVLWGLPLVSIAFWSMGDVQRAHELMALLRERVRHPALKLVVDATGAALAVHENQFDEGLAAATLVLSDPEAPRQAVEFAAFGIGLALPVAGRGDEFEPIAARCRAQKRSTDGMIAVMVRYCDVLALVYTGQLRLADRRVAEYTEFSSAGQFLAWAIARIMAGLVAVHRGAFPTAISSIEQALAALNAERPLPWQLPARLLLARAYAALGKVEDAERVLTESGEHSGQFVALHDPQLLIAKSWLAAARGADRSAVDAARRAADAAHTAGQYAVEAEALHHAARFGDRTVGRRLGSLVPRVHGPLVGLYARHAVAVGNSDATALDAVSEEFENAGLLLSAADAAAQAVALRGRDGDRSKSAESAARALRIAGQCGGAATPAIRAAARPLPVTAREREIAALIGEGLCNREIAERLTLSVRTIEGHIYRACIKLDVADRDQLAKIVWSDLANPHE, from the coding sequence ATGTCGGGGAGCTGGCAGTTGCTCGACCGCCCAACCGAATTCGAGGCCGTCCGCTCAACGCTGGCGGACGATGTGTCGTGTGGGGTGGTGTTGGTCGGCTCCGCCGGGGTCGGCAAGACGACCCTCGCGCGCACGGTCACCGACTCGTTGGAATGCCAGGTTCGCTGGGTGGCGTGCACCGAGTCGTCGCGGAGCATTCCGCTGGGCGTGTTCGCTCACTGGATCCAGACGACCGGATCGCGTGATCCGGCCGCACTCATCGCGGCGGCGCGGGAATCTATTGTCGCAACGCCACATCCGATTATCGGAATCGACGACGCTCATCTGCTGGACGATCTCTCGGCGACATTGCTACATCAGATCGCCGTCGGCCATGCGTGCCGGCTGGTGGCTACCGTGCGTAGCGGCGAGCCCGTTCCGGATGCGGTCACCGCATTGTGGAAAGACGACTACTTGCGCCGGTTCGAGCTCGAGGCGTTCACCAAGGAGCAGAGCGTCGGCCTCGTCGAGTCGGTGCTCGGCGGCGCGCTCGAAGGGCTCAGCGCCGACGTGATGTGGGAGTCCTCCGGTGGTAATCCGCTGTTCCTTCGGCATCTGGTGGAAGGGGCTGTCGAGGCTGGATCCCTGACCGCTGTGCACGGGGTGTGGCAGCTGCGCGGTAACACGGTGGTTCCGTCGGGGTTGGCCGCACTGCTCGGAGATCGGCTCGAGCAGTTGGACGGCGATGTGCTCAACGTGCTGAAGCTGCTGTCCTTGTGTGAACCGCTTGATCTCGACACGCTGTGTGAGATCGCCGGGGGCGACGCCCTGGACGGCGCGGAGCTCACCGGCTTTGTCCGGGTCGAGGCCGACGGCCGGCGGATCAATGTGCGGTTCAGCCATCCGATGTTGGGTGAGGTGGTCCGGCGCCGAGTGGGAACCGCGTCGGCCCGACGTCTGCGAGGCCAGCTCGTGCGGGCGCTGCGGGAGCGCGATATCGGCTCGGCCGCCAAGCGCATCCGGCTGGCGCAGCTCTCGGTCGACAGCGACGAGGCCACCGACCCCGCCCTCTTGGTCTCCGCCGCGAAAGACGCGGTGTATCTGTCCAACCTGCCCGTCGGGGAGCACCTGGCGCGGTGCGCGGTGGAACGTGACGGAGGACTACGTGCGGCCGAGGTTCTTTCCCGCGCGCTGCTGTGGCAGGGCCGGCCCGAGGAAGCCGAGCAGGCGCTGGCGGAGTTTGATCCGGACCAGCTCGACGAGCTCTCGCTGGTCCTCTGGGGTCTTCCGCTGGTGTCCATCGCGTTCTGGTCGATGGGCGATGTCCAGCGTGCGCACGAGCTGATGGCACTGCTCCGTGAACGGGTGCGGCATCCCGCCCTGAAACTGGTCGTCGACGCGACGGGGGCGGCCTTGGCCGTGCACGAGAACCAGTTCGATGAGGGGCTCGCGGCTGCGACCCTGGTGCTGTCGGATCCGGAGGCTCCCCGGCAGGCAGTGGAATTCGCGGCATTCGGTATTGGGCTCGCGCTGCCCGTCGCTGGGCGCGGTGACGAGTTCGAGCCGATCGCGGCGAGGTGCCGCGCCCAGAAACGGTCTACCGACGGCATGATCGCGGTGATGGTCCGTTACTGCGACGTGCTGGCCCTCGTCTACACCGGGCAGCTCCGGCTGGCCGACCGCCGTGTTGCCGAGTACACCGAATTCTCCTCTGCTGGACAGTTTCTCGCATGGGCGATAGCGCGCATCATGGCCGGGCTGGTGGCCGTGCACCGGGGCGCCTTCCCGACGGCGATATCGTCGATCGAGCAGGCTCTGGCCGCGCTCAATGCCGAAAGGCCGCTGCCGTGGCAGCTGCCCGCGCGGCTTCTGCTCGCCCGAGCCTACGCAGCACTCGGAAAGGTCGAAGATGCCGAGCGCGTGTTGACCGAGTCGGGGGAACACTCGGGGCAGTTCGTCGCGTTGCACGACCCCCAGCTGTTGATCGCGAAATCATGGCTCGCCGCAGCGCGTGGTGCGGATCGCTCGGCGGTGGACGCCGCCCGGCGCGCGGCCGACGCCGCACACACCGCCGGTCAGTACGCGGTGGAGGCCGAGGCCCTGCACCATGCGGCACGTTTCGGTGACCGGACTGTGGGGCGCCGCCTCGGATCACTGGTACCGCGGGTTCATGGCCCATTGGTGGGGCTATATGCCCGGCATGCGGTCGCGGTGGGTAATTCGGATGCCACGGCATTGGATGCGGTGAGTGAAGAGTTCGAGAATGCGGGCCTGTTGCTTTCGGCGGCAGATGCCGCGGCACAGGCGGTGGCGTTGCGCGGTCGTGATGGGGATAGGAGCAAGAGCGCCGAGTCTGCCGCGCGCGCACTGCGGATCGCAGGCCAATGCGGTGGTGCGGCCACACCCGCGATCCGGGCCGCCGCCCGTCCGCTGCCTGTCACAGCGCGTGAGCGTGAAATCGCGGCGCTCATCGGGGAGGGACTGTGCAACCGGGAGATCGCCGAGCGTCTCACGCTGTCGGTGCGGACCATCGAAGGCCACATCTACCGTGCATGTATCAAACTCGATGTGGCAGATCGCGATCAGCTCGCCAAGATTGTGTGGAGCGATCTAGCCAACCCGCACGAATAG
- a CDS encoding glycosyltransferase: MSVTVPLGRRDLGDEPYRAIAYDRAVVVVPAHNEAANLPRSLNALVTAAACFAAPTLIVVVLDDCDDESIRLAGKFGSDVHFIEVEARNVGAARAAGFAYSQTVCAVAASAQHRVWYATTDADSRVDADWLVRQTDSGADMVLGVVRVENWQQTPAGAVRRYLSRYRAKRKPDGHGHVHGANMGFRADKYWKEGGFAAIGSGEDVDLAQRFEQRSYRIHRDDGLSVETSARRVGRAPEGFAAYLRSFSRREGVG, from the coding sequence ATGTCGGTAACCGTTCCGCTGGGTCGCCGGGATCTCGGTGACGAGCCGTACCGCGCCATCGCATACGACCGGGCGGTCGTGGTGGTGCCTGCACACAATGAAGCCGCCAATCTGCCGCGAAGCCTCAACGCGCTGGTGACTGCGGCCGCATGCTTCGCAGCGCCGACCCTGATCGTCGTCGTTCTGGACGACTGCGATGACGAAAGCATTCGATTGGCGGGGAAGTTCGGCTCCGATGTGCACTTTATCGAGGTCGAAGCCCGCAATGTCGGTGCGGCCAGAGCGGCCGGGTTTGCCTATTCGCAGACGGTGTGCGCAGTGGCGGCCTCGGCACAGCATCGTGTGTGGTACGCCACCACCGACGCAGACAGCCGGGTTGACGCCGATTGGCTGGTACGCCAGACAGATTCGGGAGCCGACATGGTGCTTGGCGTGGTTCGCGTGGAGAACTGGCAGCAGACCCCGGCAGGTGCGGTACGCCGCTACCTCAGTAGATACCGCGCGAAGCGCAAGCCCGACGGGCATGGCCATGTTCATGGTGCGAACATGGGATTTCGTGCCGACAAGTACTGGAAAGAAGGCGGATTCGCTGCGATCGGCAGCGGAGAGGATGTCGATCTCGCCCAGCGGTTCGAACAACGGAGCTACCGAATCCATCGCGATGACGGGCTATCGGTCGAGACGTCGGCCCGTCGCGTCGGAAGAGCCCCCGAGGGATTTGCGGCGTATCTGAGGTCCTTCTCACGCCGCGAGGGTGTGGGATGA
- a CDS encoding AAA family ATPase gives MRASRSTVSPTSVGAEIRETHTGIVILVGGRAYKLKKPVTTNFLDFSTPELRERACAREVALNSRISGDSYIGVSHLADPDGGPGEPVVVMRRYPDSARLSALSKSGRVTTAHLDAIAEVLAAFHTRADRSPSIDEAGSLDAVVDRWDDTLASLEKYAGTVLPTDDVRLVRTLATQFISGRAVLFAQRVVDRRIVDGHGDLMASDIFCLPDGPVLLDCLEFDDRLRHVDGLDDAAFLAMDLEFLGRRDLGHYFMNRYVELSADPAPEPLRHFYIAYRALARAKVDCIRFTQGQRAASSRATKHVAMALHHLGAATVRLVLVGGGPGAGKSTLARRISEDIGAQIISTDDVRHQLHRLGVISGGKGVLDAGLYSPENVGVVYDAVLRRARLCLAGGHTVILDGTWRNPRHRLRAHQLAYEAGAPMVEFLCAAPLVTAQHRVATRHDGASDAGGDIAAALGAEFVGLDNGWGEAHVIDTRLPLDRSTAEAEELCRRALYAPVPCHPR, from the coding sequence ATGCGCGCATCACGATCAACCGTCAGTCCCACGTCCGTCGGTGCGGAGATCCGGGAAACCCACACCGGAATTGTCATTTTGGTCGGAGGCCGGGCATACAAGCTCAAAAAGCCCGTCACCACCAACTTCCTGGACTTCAGCACCCCGGAACTTCGCGAAAGGGCTTGTGCCCGAGAAGTCGCACTCAACAGCCGCATCTCTGGCGACAGCTACATCGGCGTCTCGCATCTCGCCGATCCCGACGGCGGACCCGGTGAGCCCGTCGTGGTGATGCGGCGTTATCCGGACTCTGCGCGGCTGTCGGCGCTGTCCAAGAGCGGCCGGGTCACCACGGCGCATCTGGACGCGATCGCGGAGGTGCTGGCGGCATTCCATACGCGGGCGGATCGCAGTCCGTCGATCGACGAGGCCGGCTCTCTTGACGCCGTCGTCGATCGGTGGGACGACACCTTGGCATCCTTGGAGAAGTACGCGGGGACGGTGCTCCCCACAGATGATGTGCGCCTGGTCCGGACACTTGCGACGCAGTTCATTTCCGGTCGGGCGGTGCTGTTCGCCCAGCGCGTCGTCGACAGGAGGATCGTCGACGGGCATGGAGATCTCATGGCGAGCGACATCTTCTGCCTGCCCGACGGGCCGGTGCTGCTGGACTGCCTGGAATTCGACGACCGGCTGCGACACGTGGACGGACTCGACGACGCGGCGTTCCTGGCCATGGATCTGGAGTTCCTGGGGCGGCGGGATCTCGGCCACTACTTCATGAATCGCTACGTAGAGTTGTCGGCGGATCCAGCGCCGGAACCGCTGCGGCACTTCTACATCGCCTACCGCGCATTGGCGCGCGCCAAGGTGGACTGCATTCGGTTCACCCAGGGGCAGCGGGCCGCCTCTTCCCGGGCCACCAAGCATGTGGCGATGGCGCTGCACCACCTGGGGGCCGCGACCGTGCGGCTCGTGCTGGTCGGCGGTGGGCCAGGTGCGGGAAAGAGCACGTTGGCTCGCCGGATATCGGAAGATATTGGTGCTCAGATAATTTCAACGGACGATGTGCGTCACCAGCTGCATCGGCTGGGGGTGATATCCGGAGGGAAAGGCGTGCTCGACGCCGGGTTGTACTCACCGGAGAACGTGGGCGTGGTGTACGACGCCGTCCTGCGCCGTGCGCGACTGTGCCTGGCGGGCGGCCACACCGTCATCCTGGACGGAACATGGCGTAATCCACGGCATCGGCTGCGCGCACATCAGCTGGCCTATGAGGCGGGGGCGCCGATGGTGGAGTTCCTGTGCGCGGCGCCGCTGGTCACCGCACAACATCGGGTGGCGACCCGTCACGACGGAGCGTCGGACGCCGGCGGCGATATCGCGGCCGCGTTGGGTGCCGAATTCGTAGGATTGGACAACGGGTGGGGCGAGGCGCACGTCATCGATACACGGCTGCCGCTGGACCGGTCGACCGCCGAGGCTGAGGAATTGTGCAGGCGGGCGCTGTACGCTCCGGTGCCCTGCCACCCCCGGTAG
- a CDS encoding DUF7218 family protein, producing the protein MPNSSIKNEKMYKDLRKQGDSQEKAARISNAVAARGSSAVGREGGKSGSYDDWTVAELRKRAKELGMSGYSRLAKSGLIDMLRNH; encoded by the coding sequence GTGCCGAACTCGTCGATCAAGAACGAGAAGATGTACAAGGATCTGCGTAAACAGGGCGATTCCCAGGAGAAGGCGGCACGGATCTCCAATGCGGTCGCCGCCCGCGGGAGCTCCGCGGTGGGACGTGAGGGCGGCAAGTCGGGTTCCTACGATGACTGGACGGTGGCTGAACTCCGCAAGCGTGCCAAGGAGCTTGGCATGTCGGGGTACTCACGGCTGGCCAAGAGTGGGCTGATTGACATGCTGCGAAACCATTGA